A segment of the Hallerella succinigenes genome:
AAAGAAGAATGGGCCAAGGCCTATGAACTTCACAAGGATGGTTACGACTCTCCGTCAATCTCAAGGTTGACAGGTCTGGAACTGTCCGAAATTAAGCGCCATATCCGGCTTTACCGACAGACCGGCTGTTGGCAGACTGAAAGGAAAACGAATGTTCGGTCAACTCCTGCCTTGAGGAGGACTGTCATCGACGCGGTCGTCAAGAAATCTCTATCTTATGCGGAAGTTATCGCCAAGTACAGCATAAGTTTTACCAGCCTGAGTTCTTGGCTGCGGAAATACCGTCATGGCGGATACGAAGAACTGCTAGCTACCAAGCCGAGAGGGAGACCACCCAAGATGAACAAGGCCAAGCCGAAATGGACAACGGGAATGAGCGAGATTGAACGCCTCAGGGAAGAAAATGAGTATCTAAAAGCGGAGAACGCCTACCTAAAAAAATTAAAGGCCCTAGACCAGGAAGAAAGTGCCGAGATGTTCGGTATAGGGCCCAAGTCGTCCGCGAACTGAGCGCCGAGTACGCCCTGAGACATCTCCTGAAGGCTAGCGGGCTGTCCCGCTCCACGTACTACTACAACCTCAAGGATGGCCCCGACCGCTACGCCGTCGTGCGCAAGCGAATCAAGGCCATACACGCCCAGAACAAGGGCCGCTATGGCTACCGCCGCATCGTGGCCCAGCTCCGGAACGAGGGCTATGCCATAAACCACAAGACGGTCTATCGGCTCATGAAGGAAGATGGCCTGAAGAACGTGCGCAGGCGCTGCAAGTACCGCTCGTACAAGGGCGAGGTCGGCAAGACCGCCCCGAACAGGCTCAAGCGGAACTTCAACACAAAGGCCCCCAACAGGAAATGGACTACCGACGTGACTCAGATAAACATCGGCATGGACAAGTGCTACCTGTCGCCAATACTCGACATGTATAACGGCGAGATAGTCAGCTACGCAATCTCGGACCATCCGGACCTGAAGATGGTAATGGACATGCTGGACCGGGCATATGCGAAGAAGCGTACCTGGAAGCGACTGGTTCTGCACTCGGATCAGGGGTGGCACTACCAGCATGCGATTTACCAGAAATCGCTGAAAGATCATAAAATCATCCAGAGCATGAGCCGTAAGGGCAACTGCCTGGACAATGCCATGATGGAGAACTTCTTTGGAATAATGAAGTCAGAGCTTCTCTACCCGAACACGTTCAGAAACATGGACCACTTCAAACAGGAGCTGAGGAAGTATATCGAATACTACAACAACGACCGGATAAAGCTGCGCCTAAACGGAATGAGTCCGGTACAATACCGGACTCATAACGCTGTTTTATCCTAACTTTAAACTGTCCAACTTTTTGGGTTCAGTTCAAATGCGAGGTCTTTTCTTTTTGAACTTAAGGATACTTTGGAGATTCCGAAATAGAAGTCTGACGCTATTAAGCAAAACGTTTGGGGTTAATACCAAGCATTTTAATCTTATAGCCGAGGATTCGCTGGGTCGTTGCCAAAGCTCTTGCCGCAGGCGCCACCTTACCTTTCGCGCTCTTGAGAGCGTCACAGATAATGTCGCGTTCATAGGTTTCGACCATGCTTTTCAAATCTCCACGGACCGGTGCGCCTGTCGATTCTGCGGTTTGCAAAGTCGATGGCAAATGGTGCGGATAAATGACATTTCCTTCGGCGACAA
Coding sequences within it:
- a CDS encoding helix-turn-helix domain-containing protein, which translates into the protein MYQKHTKEEWAKAYELHKDGYDSPSISRLTGLELSEIKRHIRLYRQTGCWQTERKTNVRSTPALRRTVIDAVVKKSLSYAEVIAKYSISFTSLSSWLRKYRHGGYEELLATKPRGRPPKMNKAKPKWTTGMSEIERLREENEYLKAENAYLKKLKALDQEESAEMFGIGPKSSAN
- a CDS encoding IS3 family transposase gives rise to the protein MKASGLSRSTYYYNLKDGPDRYAVVRKRIKAIHAQNKGRYGYRRIVAQLRNEGYAINHKTVYRLMKEDGLKNVRRRCKYRSYKGEVGKTAPNRLKRNFNTKAPNRKWTTDVTQINIGMDKCYLSPILDMYNGEIVSYAISDHPDLKMVMDMLDRAYAKKRTWKRLVLHSDQGWHYQHAIYQKSLKDHKIIQSMSRKGNCLDNAMMENFFGIMKSELLYPNTFRNMDHFKQELRKYIEYYNNDRIKLRLNGMSPVQYRTHNAVLS